From the genome of Plectropomus leopardus isolate mb chromosome 4, YSFRI_Pleo_2.0, whole genome shotgun sequence:
GTCATGCCATGTGAAGACATCTCCAAGTCAACATTACATAATGAAGCAAAAACTCAACTGGATTTACTGAACAATATGAGTTGTTTTGGGACCTGATATAGAGATAGATATATGTTCTGTAGAGGCATATTtctaaaaacaatttcatataattttaaaacatttattattctaCAACAACACTAAATTCAGCTCCAAGATGAGTTTTATGAAATTAATAAGAAGCTCATTGTTGATCTTGAAACCaataacattaaagaaaaatctttacTAAAAGTCCATTtactcctctggctcttttacCCATATCTCACAGTCTTCATCAGCTAatcaaaaaaagagacaaatctAGAAACTGGACTTTAAGACTATCTTTGTCATATAACTCATACTGTAAGTTGTGACAAACTGGGGCTGAATTCGGTGCTATAACAAAATCACAGATTGTTTCTTTTATATCTACAGCCTAAGACATTTCTTTTAATGTCACATTGTTTAGTGAAGTTGGCAGAGACTGTCTCAATATGGTCTCCCTCTGACCTGAGTCCATGCCGTGCGATGGGGGATTAACAGCTGAAGTGTTCTTTATTTGTCACTAAGTGACTGATCACCTGAACAGGGCTCAGTGCTCTTACATCACATGCTTCAGATCCTCATGCCAGCTACGTCAACACGTGTTTGTTTACAAATAAGGTGAAAGTATATCTCAGTCTTTAGTATTTTATCATTCCAGTCACAGGGCCGGTGTCATATTATGACTAGAACTGTCATGGGGCTTcatgcattattttgaaattgctgtttttgtggcaGTAAATATACTACATATATAAAACTAACATCTACATATAAATTCTGCAAAAAAGTATCATGCTAAAAAGTGATTTGAGGTTCTGAGAATAATAAAAGTATTATGACTTTAAACTCAGAATTCAAACTTCACGTGGCACTGACCCTCTTCCAAATAGACATGTTGAATTCCATCAAATGTAGcatttaatatttgaaaaagtacTTGGATCCTGTACTTTTGTAAATGTAGAAATACTACagtgtgaaaaataattaaCGTAGGACAAGTTAAAGCAACCCAGTCACccgaataaatgttggcatcgtacatttctgtaaaccacgaGTATGTACTTTTTATACACGCAGCAGATTTGTTTATTATGTTGTACAAAGAGACGCGAAATCACTACAacgtctgtgtgttttgctACTATGTAGGATAGGCAGTGGGGCCCTtagcatatctgtgcccaggggtcCATTGTCTCATTATCTGTCTATGTGTAACATATCTGGTTGGCAGAAATGTACAGCGCCAAAAGTCctggatttaaaatgttacttaagcAGCAGTACAAAAGTgtcatcagcaaaatgtatgtatcaaaaataaaagtactcattatgtaGAATGACTCCTCTCAAACTGCAGTACATTTCtatgcacacaaatgcataaaagagttttttaatgttgtatttggTTAATGTTGGCCAATTTTAGACACCTCATACTCCTGGGTAGATTAGTAGTATAGTGCTGCAtacatgggcggattatgagacaatgggcccctgggcacagatatgcaaagggccccaccacctctcctacataggagcaaaacacacagacttgGTGGTTATGCAtctctttgtatttgttatgcatctttttgtggatTTGTGTCTGTAATTTTGTGtgacatgttgacattttgctAGAGGCTCCCTGACATTTTGGGCCCCTGGACTTGTGCTCAGTgggcccattcagtaatccatccatgattgcatcatatcatataagcatatcttttttcttttaaacgtAAAAGTAATAAGTAACTGTAAGAGTCAAATAAGTGTAGTCAAAGGTCCAATAATTCCTTCCAGAATGTAATGGAGTAGAAGTATACAGTAGTAGAAAATGCTCAAGCACAAGCATGTCAAAGCCGCACtgaagtacttgagtaaatgtacttactttTGGGAGTGGAATGAATCATAGGAGAAACAAAGGGAAAAGGACGAGAGTtgtcaaatgcaaaaaaatgacaaaatgtcttcatttacTGTAAAGAAGTTTTTCTTGTGTCTAAACCATAATGAGCAGTTCCTTGTACTGTAGTGTAGAATTTGATGCACAGGGGTAGAGTGTGTGTGGGTAAAGTCCTGCTGTGTATGTGGTGGGCTGTGAcagataaacagacagacaatgaCTATCTCTCAGCAGATTTTTTGGCTTCAGCTTGATAGCCGTCTTATTACTGCCACTCACTCCTGCCAATAAATGACACCTCCACAATTCACTGGAATTCACGTGCTGACAGATATATCGACAGCAAGTTGAAATGCAACTCGTATTTATATCTCGCTTCTCTTTATCTCGTCTATTCGTGGCTGAGCTGCTACAGAAGAAGACTTGGCACATTAAACAATTGCAGTACATCTGAGGGGATTAGCACCCTGGAGGCCTTTATAAGGGGAGAGTCagacagggagaggaaaaaCCACAAGAACCACAAGCAAGAAACAAGCGGTGCTCATCAGGCAGCCGTCAGAAAGACTCTGATTAAGACTTCAGTAAAAAAAGGTAACTGCAATTTTCTCGGCTCTAGGTGCAGGGAGGTTTTTACTGCTCTGATAGCATGTAATGGTCCAGAGGAGAGACAGGCGGACTGATggctttgtgggtttttttcttgagtATAGTGGCTGAAAGGAGCTGAAATGAGATCTGAGGATTTTACTGAGGAGTCCTTTGTGTCGGCCTCTCTTGGTGGTGCTGCTCGAGGcctttatctatttatttattcatttaaaaaatgttctctttttaCCTGATGGATTTGGATGAACAAAGAGAAGTTCACTAGTTGTTCTCCTCTTCTCTActttctttgcatctttttatcttttttaatttgtatttaatctACTGCAATTAGATCTCTAAAAAGGGGTAGATCATTGGTTGATAGCAAAGGCAAGCTAGGCAAGATAAAAGAcagtttattaaattatttcaagGCAATATCTTCTTCTTATAAAAAGACTTGTGTGAAGTTACAGTTCAGTGTAAGATTTGAATAAATAGTCCTATATTTAATCAAATACAAAgcagtacattttaaaatatttggaatgatctaaattattttgtgtgttctCCTTTATCAGCAACTAATCGAAATGGCAGATGTGGCAGTCGCAGCTCCCGCCGAGAAGAAGGCACCTCCCAAATTCAAGCAGAGGACCGTCCGCACCTTCAAGAGCAAGGCGCCTAAACCAGGCCAGAAGGGGTGCGATagttttaagacaaaatacaCACTCATCTGTTCTTTATTTGCCATTTTGGGcgggtaaaaacaaataattattttgtctttttgttagATTCGGAGACGACATCCCTGGCATGGAGGGTCTCGGCACAGACATCACAGTGATCTGCCCATGGGAAGCCTTCGGTGACATGGAGCTCAGCGACCTGGCGAAATATGGAATTATTTAGCCGTCTTCCCCTCCGCCTTCACCCCCACTGCTACCATTTTCCCTCGTGTATTCCAACTGTTGACTGCGCGGCTGAACATTTCGTCCTTGTGTATTCTAGAGAAGAGGCTGCTTTCCATTATTTAGAGGTCTGACCTGGAAAAAGAGAAATCTCTCTCGTCTCATGGACTTTATCTTCCCCTGCCTTTCCACCAATTCAGCATTGTCTTCAAAACAAGTGGTGTCAGCACGCAGCTCCGGACCTGAGCTTGCACCTTCCACAGaggcaaaataaaagaaattaaatgaatgtatatattttattaatatgaaAGAAGGTTGGTTGCCTGTTATTGTGATGTCCAAGTAATGTTTtgctgtcctcctcttccttcctcctcttctcctcaaAGCTGCTGATTCAACATGCGCAGATGTCTATGTTGTGCATTaggtcaaattttatttttatgagaaaGTCTATAATTCCCTTCACTCCTCAGTGAAACAGATCATCCATCTACTCTGTCAGtagagaaaaacaatgaaacacaataaatgtttattttccatACAAAATCTGTCTTTGTGTCCTTATGCTCCTGCGACCTCATGAGAGGACATTACGTTTTGGGTTTGTGGCTCCTTATACTTCATTCTGCTAAACTTAGACCTGTTGTTTTCGGTTGTGGACACTTTTATCTGCCATCTTGTGGTAGCCAAAACACAATACTCTAATCCATGTGGAAACAAGGCGGCAGCCAGCTCTGCAAAATCAGTCTACAGCCAATCCCGACACAGAAGTGGACAGCCTGATGAAGTGTTATGGTtaaaacttgtttatttatggTTGATAAAGCTTTTAGTTTTATATGGCATATGCTGTAAAATTATTAGtatatgtttttaactttaaaaagagtTAACTTAAAAATTCTAAGTTAGCTGAATTTGAGAAGTCAAATTTGGGTAATTTGTAAcgattcaacttgtctttttaaattcagtcaacttcaTTTTTACTGTGTACAGATTTGACCAATTTTAGCAATAATAACAAGCTGTAAATAAGCAAGTACtggtttgaggacattgggaCATTGGGCCAATAAGGTGTGACAGACTGTTCCTACAAACAAAAAGGACATTCACAATCACAAGGCTTTAAGATATGTCGCATTatttgctattttgtttttgtgcagccATGTTCAAGCATTGTCATGGAcacttttaaacaattttaaactTGAACAGTGACCTTTAACCCACAGAGTGATAAAACACTGAGCAAATGTCGCTTCGCTTGCAACTTTGTCTTTACACGCTATTTTTGAggcattgaaaaaaacagctttatacTTCATTACACATTTGtgagtattaaaaaataaacctggTGTCCGCATGTatggatttaattaaaaaaacaacttgctgttcaaaaacaatgctttttaaaaacatttatatggTCCTACTTATTGCAAATAGCCATTagatattaaaaatgcataccaAACCAAAGCTCAGCTCAAGAGGTTATAATTAACATCACATGCTACACTAATGTttcaaatgatttaattttttcacaCTCAACACATCTGCCAGGAAAAAGCCCCACATGCATGTAGTTTGGCATCTTCTTTCTTTAACTCTTTGTATTTGGTTGCTCCATTAATCATCTTAAGATACATAATATAGTAATACataatcatttaatttattcttgGTAACTCACTGACTTACCCACGCTTGCATATTCTAAAGATGTTATACTATTCACTCACATTGTAAATAAATCTGGTGTCAAGGATGGAggctgaaagagaaaagaggaagatgaCTAAAGCTagtgttgccatggcaaccaaATCAGCTTATTCACAGTGAGAACTgaatctattgttttttttctccacaaacaaaagacagtttAACAGAGAAGATGTTTTAATgtcaacacacaacacacaccaatAAATATCATGTTATCCGCTCTGACAGAAATCTAGCATCTTTAAGATGTTATCGAAGAAGTAAGAAACTACTTAACAAAAGATGGTTTTCCCAAAAAGACTCTCACATAACTCCACTTTTTTATGTATCTAAAACAAGAAACACAGAGCATGCCTGAAGAATATtattaaacaaaggaaaaacttgACCTCAAGAAGATGATCACAGCAGATCATGACAGAGTTATTATTAGTCAtagctgtcaaaataatgtagGGAAGTAAAAAGTGTGATATCTTTTTCTGAATAGGATGGAGGTAAAGTAACaggaaaggaaacaaaaaggaaaaacaaaaaggaagtaCTTAATTCATGTAAAAGTATCTTACAGTTGTACTTAAGCTCAGTACTTACATTTACTCCCCCACTGCTGATGTGTTCTACTCAATGTAATATTTAGCAGCTCCTCTGGCAACGTTTATGGTGgtgctaatgtgtgtgtgtgtgtgtgtgtgtgtgtgtgtgtggcctccAGATATCATTTGTGTCACTGCACCAATTAGCTGTTGGAGCCTCCAAACACTGAGCAGACAAAGGGACAGTGCCTCGTACAATGCGGCATAAATATAGCAAACATCAGTTCAGAACCTTTGTTCACTTCATTAGCGGAGACCTGAGGGGAGAGACGTGTGAGCAGTGGGTGAACACACAGgaggaaaatgttttacaaGGACTGTTTGAAATGgaaggaaaaaagtgaaatgtgagGTGTTTAACTACACTGCTGAGCTCCACATCATCAAAGGCTTCACATGGCTCTTAGttgataagataagataagataagataagataagataagataagataagataagataagataagacaagacaagacaagacaagaagacaagacaagacaagacaagataagataagataagataagataagataagataagataagacaagataagataagataagaaaatcctttattagtcccacaactGGGACACACAATTaacattgttacagcagcaaagggacATCAAGGCAGGTATGTGCAAGATAAATgaagcaaaagaacaatataaagagttgtttttttttttaaaaaagaagatacAATTTTTTTGAACTGTtgagagtttaaaaaatatatacagaattGATATAATTTATATGACGATATTAACTGGTGTGggaaaaattaaggaaaaattGGGGGTTCTAagtaaaagaaacatgttttgtaatttgggtgaactttTAATATAGgctattatttttgttatttagtgTTAGTATTAACAGGGCAGTACTTTTCAGAGCCTATTATTATTGACAATAATGTACATGACAACCacgttattttttattttttaaaatataacgTGAAAGAAGATAATTAGTGTTAATCAGCAGCACTTAGGTGGAACTTTCATCACGGGAGCGTTGCGCACCGGTTCGTATTATGGAGGACACTTCTGCCCACACGgtatgctgctgctgcattgtATCTCTGTTTTTCAAGTCAGTAGTTTGTGTAAATTACCAATTTCAAGTTAATGAAGCAAAATTTGACCTGGGAAAGTGTCCTGGAGATGTTTTCAGATTGCTTTGAGCATGTTTGTTGAACTTTAGAAACTTTAAAATTCGGCCTCAGTGCTGGCTGATAGGCTGCAGGTGTACGTGTTTGTTTTACCTGTGTGTTGTCTTGCAGGCAGGTCACTAGATGTTTGATTTAATTACTTGAcatattgtttaattttggcTCCCACGCAGTAGATTATGCGGCTGTTGTTTCACCAAAAGCAAGTAGCACAGAGCTCCTTTGTGCTTCTGCGGCAAAATGCAGCACATAGGATGAGCATCAGGTATGTAATTTACGTTTGAATTTGTTTATAAgctcgcctggcatgctttgTAGTTAAAGGTTTGCTTGCctgctgcagctaatagatgaatacactaaaatgtgcaactactacaagtaaatgatagctacctggacaaaataactaaatatatatatatattttactgtcaattattgacactgttttcatgctttccgtcatttctgctgccctgaaagtCATGTAAACGTCACAACTCGTGTATCATAGAAATTTTTCAATTCCCCactcaaaatgacaactttGGAGGGATGTGTATGTGCTCGCAACTCGTAAATACTGTAATACAATATTatgtatattaatatatatgttaGTGTCAATATTGTGATGTATACATTTTAAAGGTACAGTTTATAAGTGAAGTTTAGTTATGGCCTTGTgggtcttattttgaaaatgttttatattcttCTGAGTGATGGTTATTTGCAAAGTGTGCAAGTCCAGAATAACTGCAGATTAGATGTGTCTTTAGTACAGTGGAGTATTGCTgtaatttgcattattttattataggGGCCGTGATTCACTGGTGCAATGGTGATAGTGAGCAGTAGGATGCTTCTTGATATAGAATACTAGGTGGGTGAGATATTAAGGGACAGCTGGATTTAAGGACTATTTTATGAACTTAATATGTGGACTGAACAAAAAACTTAGGCTCAGGTAAATAGATGGTTGAAtggttttttgtgtatttttgaaaagaTCCAATCTGAATAACAAACTGAGCATCTCAGTGTCTTTACTGCTGCTGCATTCTATCTGTATTTCAcataatttctttgttattgCTGTGGTTCCAATTCtgggaaatgtaaaaaaagccAATTCAGCAACTTTCTGTAGAGCGGTGGTCTCCAACCTTTGGCTTTCTCttaaatttttgacatttaaagagGTATGGATAACGTAAAACCAACAAACTCtctaataacaacaaaatgttttccctCTTAAACAGATAATTCTTTTCAGTAACTGCCACTGAttacaggtgaaaaaaaacaacatacttttCCATAATTTCCATTTGTAGGCTGATTAAAGACTGTGCCATGTAAGATAATTAAGTCTTTCCTGCGTtaattgtttcattgtttgtcAATGCACCTGGTGTGTCATCTCAGAAAAGAAACTATCAGTCAGGGCTGACGAGAGCACTCTTTTCcaattttcttgtctttccttAGTTTTAGTGTGGCTGTAGCGTGGCGTGCAGAGCTGCAACAGCTGCATCTGCTGGTTACTGGGAGAACGAAGAATCAGATCATAATGGTGGACCAGAGTGATGTCTTTCTTATGACAGCAAATACAGACAGACTGCAGAGGTGAGTGGATGtaacaaaaacctaaaaacctTCCGAGCTATGACTAatgtgcattatgttttttttagtttatttaaacatttttgcaccAGTGTACCTGGTACCTGGAGTGAAATTATCCtctaatttctatttttactctCTGGCTGTGGGATTAGACTTTGCAAAGTCACAGTACGCACATGCACAGTAATCATCTTGACTAAATCACACTGTATAGCTTATTTTGTGTCCCTGTTTTATCTAAACACCTATACATTCAGTTTCGTTATGCTCAGATACATATCTGGCTATCACAAACAATTTAGAACtgctttggtgttttatttagGCCGAGGTATGGATGAGGTATGGCGTATATCTGttgcattattttctttgaGATATATTGACTGTTCTGACTGCTGTAATGGGATTAGTGAAATCACATATTTACAGTTCAAATAACACAGATATAAGTCACCACCACCCTGCCACTCAAACTGCTGCCTA
Proteins encoded in this window:
- the LOC121942583 gene encoding retinal cone rhodopsin-sensitive cGMP 3',5'-cyclic phosphodiesterase subunit gamma-like; protein product: MADVAVAAPAEKKAPPKFKQRTVRTFKSKAPKPGQKGFGDDIPGMEGLGTDITVICPWEAFGDMELSDLAKYGII